The following are encoded together in the Hoplias malabaricus isolate fHopMal1 chromosome 3, fHopMal1.hap1, whole genome shotgun sequence genome:
- the ppil1 gene encoding peptidyl-prolyl cis-trans isomerase-like 1 isoform X3 has protein sequence MGTLVLELYWNHAPKTCKNFAELGKRGYYNNTKFHRIIKDFMVQGGDPTGTGRGGASIFGKQFEDELHPELKFTGAGILAMANAGPDTNGSQFFLTLAPTQWLDGKHSIFGRVCQGIGVLNRIGMVETNSQDRPIDDIKILRVTVPN, from the exons ATGGGAACATTGGTGCTGGAGCTGTACTGGAATCATGCGCCTAAAACCTGCAAGAACTTTGCAGAGTTGGGCAAACGAGGATATTACAACAACACCAAGTTCCATCGCATCATTAAAGACTTCATGGTCCAAGGGGGTGACCCAACAGGAACAG GCCGTGGTGGTGCATCAATTTTTGGGAAACAATTTGAAGATGAGCTTCACCCAGAACTTAAATTCACAG GTGCTGGAATCCTTGCGATGGCTAATGCAGGTCCGGACACAAATGGGAGTCAATTCTTCCTGACGTTGGCGCCCACACAGTGGCTTGATGGCAAACACAGTATATTTGGCCGGGTTTGTCAGGGCATTGGTGTTCTCAATCGAATTGGTATGGTGGAGACTAACAGTCAAGATCGCCCTATTGATGACATAAAGATACTCAGGGTCACTGTACCTAATTGA
- the ppil1 gene encoding peptidyl-prolyl cis-trans isomerase-like 1 isoform X1 has translation MSGIPPDSWQPSTVSLETTMGTLVLELYWNHAPKTCKNFAELGKRGYYNNTKFHRIIKDFMVQGGDPTGTGRGGASIFGKQFEDELHPELKFTGAGILAMANAGPDTNGSQFFLTLAPTQWLDGKHSIFGRVCQGIGVLNRIGMVETNSQDRPIDDIKILRVTVPN, from the exons ATGTCCGGAATACCGCCAGATTCATGGCAGCCGTCAACGGTTTCCCTTGAAACCAC TATGGGAACATTGGTGCTGGAGCTGTACTGGAATCATGCGCCTAAAACCTGCAAGAACTTTGCAGAGTTGGGCAAACGAGGATATTACAACAACACCAAGTTCCATCGCATCATTAAAGACTTCATGGTCCAAGGGGGTGACCCAACAGGAACAG GCCGTGGTGGTGCATCAATTTTTGGGAAACAATTTGAAGATGAGCTTCACCCAGAACTTAAATTCACAG GTGCTGGAATCCTTGCGATGGCTAATGCAGGTCCGGACACAAATGGGAGTCAATTCTTCCTGACGTTGGCGCCCACACAGTGGCTTGATGGCAAACACAGTATATTTGGCCGGGTTTGTCAGGGCATTGGTGTTCTCAATCGAATTGGTATGGTGGAGACTAACAGTCAAGATCGCCCTATTGATGACATAAAGATACTCAGGGTCACTGTACCTAATTGA
- the eno1b gene encoding enolase 1b, (alpha) — protein MSILKIHAREIFDSRGNPTVEVDLYTEKGLFRAAVPSGASTGIYEALELRDNDKSRYLGKGVSKAVEHVNQTIAPALISQELSVVEQELIDQFMLELDGTDNKSKFGANAILGVSLAVCKAGAAEKGVPLYRHIADLAGNPEVILPVPAFNVINGGSHAGNKLAMQEFMILPVGASSFKEAMRIGAEVYHNLKNVIKQKYGQDATNVGDEGGFAPNILENKEALELLKTAISKAGYTDEIVIGMDVAASEFYRDGKYDLDFKSPDDPSRYISSDELADLYKSFVQEYPVVSIEDPFDQDDWQAWTNFTGSTEIQVVGDDLTVTNPKRISKAVEEKACNCLLLKVNQIGSVTESLQACKMAQSNGWGVMVSHRSGETEDTFIADLVVGLCTGQIKTGAPCRSERLAKYNQILRIEEELGDKAHFAGKNFRNPLN, from the exons ATGTCCATTCTGAAGATCCATGCCCGTGAGATTTTTGACTCCAGAGGGAACCCCACTGTAGAAGTGGACCTTTACACAGAGAAAG GCCTGTTTCGGGCTGCAGTTCCTAGTGGAGCATCCACTGGCATCTATGAAGCTTTAGAGCTGAGGGACAATGATAAGTCCCGCTACCTTGGCAAAG GTGTCTCCAAAGCTGTTGAGCATGTCAACCAGACTATTGCACCTGCACTGATTAGCCAG GAACTCTCTGTAGTTGAACAAGAACTAATTGACCAATTCATGTTGGAACTGGATGGAACAGATAACAAAT CTAAATTTGGTGCTAATGCCATCCTGGGTGTGTCCCTGGCTGTGTGTAAGGCAGGAGCTGCAGAGAAAGGTGTTCCACTGTATCGCCATATTGCTGACCTTGCAGGAAACCCAGAGGTCATTCTGCCAGTCCCG GCATTTAATGTGATAAATGGTGGCTCCCATGCGGGTAATAAACTAGCTATGCAGGAGTTCATGATCCTGCCTGTGGGAGCCAGCAGTTTTAAGGAGGCCATGCGCATCGGTGCTGAGGTCTACCATAATCTTAAGAATGTCATTAAACAAAAGTATGGCCAAGACGCCACCAATGTTGGGGATGAAGGTGGATTTGCTCCAAACATCCTGGAGAATAAAGAAG CCCTTGAGCTACTGAAAACTGCCATCAGCAAAGCAGGATACACAGATGAGATTGTGATTGGCATGGATGTGGCTGCGTCAGAATTCTACCGTGATGGAAAGTATGATCTGGACTTCAAGTCACCTGATGATCCCAGCCGTTACATCAGCTCTGATGAACTTGCTGACCTTTACAAAAGCTTTGTGCAGGAATATCCAG TGGTGTCAATTGAGGACCCATTTGACCAGGATGACTGGCAGGCTTGGACTAATTTTACTGGCAGTACAGAAATCCAGGTCGTGGGAGATGACCTGACTGTGACCAACCCCAAACGTATTTCCAAAGCTGTGGAGGAGAAGGCCTGCAACTGTCTGCTGCTCAAAGTGAATCAGATTGGTTCTGTGACTGAGTCTTTACAGGC TTGTAAGATGGCTCAGTCCAATGGCTGGGGTGTGATGGTGAGCCATCGCTCAGGAGAAACAGAAGACACCTTCATTGCTGACCTGGTTGTAGGACTTTGCACCGGACAG atcaaaactggagcaccctgtCGTTCTGAGCGCCTGGCCAAATACAACCAGATCCTGAG AATTGAAGAGGAGCTTGGCGATAAGGCTCACTTTGCAGGGAAAAACTTCAGAAACCCATTGAACTGA
- the ppil1 gene encoding peptidyl-prolyl cis-trans isomerase-like 1 isoform X2, whose amino-acid sequence MGMGTLVLELYWNHAPKTCKNFAELGKRGYYNNTKFHRIIKDFMVQGGDPTGTGRGGASIFGKQFEDELHPELKFTGAGILAMANAGPDTNGSQFFLTLAPTQWLDGKHSIFGRVCQGIGVLNRIGMVETNSQDRPIDDIKILRVTVPN is encoded by the exons ATGGG TATGGGAACATTGGTGCTGGAGCTGTACTGGAATCATGCGCCTAAAACCTGCAAGAACTTTGCAGAGTTGGGCAAACGAGGATATTACAACAACACCAAGTTCCATCGCATCATTAAAGACTTCATGGTCCAAGGGGGTGACCCAACAGGAACAG GCCGTGGTGGTGCATCAATTTTTGGGAAACAATTTGAAGATGAGCTTCACCCAGAACTTAAATTCACAG GTGCTGGAATCCTTGCGATGGCTAATGCAGGTCCGGACACAAATGGGAGTCAATTCTTCCTGACGTTGGCGCCCACACAGTGGCTTGATGGCAAACACAGTATATTTGGCCGGGTTTGTCAGGGCATTGGTGTTCTCAATCGAATTGGTATGGTGGAGACTAACAGTCAAGATCGCCCTATTGATGACATAAAGATACTCAGGGTCACTGTACCTAATTGA